AATTTGTCAACAATTTTGTACAGGGTTGTAGAACgtggtttttttaaaaaccaaaattgCTTTATTGTAAATGGGACCTTAAAGGAATGATAGAATTACTGAGCTGCAACTGTGTGCAATTCATTCCAAGGAATCTCGCGATCCCTCGCAAACAGTTCCAAATGTTCTTTTGCGGTGATAATTGACCACAACGCATCCGCTatatttggttgccagttcctTGTCGAtgaatttgtttcaatttcgtcacacaatgggccatttccgagttgtcCGCCTCctgttcaaagcgagtccaagtgcgaagtttttttcatggtaattagttctacttcaCAAATGAATGGCacctaattttcataaaaaaaacttcgcacttagactcgctttgaagaggaggccgACATGGAGTTGGAAATGGCCTATCCCTTCGACCTCGCTAACAACATGTGGTCAACGTTAAGCGCCGTAAAACTGTTTGCAAGTCTCATTTGAATGCTCTAAAAGCTGGCGCGAGATATTTTTAATAGCCAACCACGGCGCATAATTCGAAACCTGGAGTAATCCGAAGCGCTGTCAGGACTTCTCTGCCATGGTACCCGGTGTTTTTCCTGCGAGCTAAATTCTGATCATCTTTTCTTTTAAAGATGTCTCGGATCAACCCAACATTTGAAGAGCACTCATGGTAGTGGTTACACCCTTGAGGTCAAGCTCACGCAAACCCAGGCTCATGGGTCATCTCCGGACGATGCGCTTGAGCAGTTGCACAGTTACATCTTAGGAATGCTCCCTGGTGCCACGCGCTCCGAAGTGTTCGGTGGACGAGTGGTATACAAGGTCCCGAAAGAGGGTGTTGGCGCATTGTCCGTTATTTTTCACAAACTGGAGGAAGGTTAGACTACTTCTGATTAACTTCTAAAAGCAATAAAACAGAAGAAGTTGTTTGGGCGAAGTACAACTCAGGAAATGGAGTTTACAACGCTCCCCAAAATTCAGAAAAGAACGGAAAGTATGCTAACTCAGTTGTAATGCGGTTGACAACCACTGCGCTTCCGCTTATTCGGAGAAAAATGGAAAAGCAGACCGAACGTTAAGGGATATTTTAATGAGCGGAatttgagaaatgttaaaagTAATTTGTGCATGAAGTATTACACACGAGTAGCAGTCTCCATTTTGTTCATACCTTCTCGCGTAGGCAAACCGGGTCTATGTTACTTGTTTTTccggccccagttgttcaaagtcACTTTGTCAGTTTCAGTTTCTCCAGAGATTTCAGTATTTGTCCTCGTAactgtgaatatgcacactctaagcacatctacTTAAAAATCTTGGCCAATGTTTTAACATGtagtatattttattttatctcttggatagtacgcgcgctgtgattggctaattaatttgaaatttcgataaaactTTTCTCCAGCCAGTTTTTCATGTcttttctgttgcataaacatgtaaaactgtttgaatcttgcgagcaactgttttaaaaagccaataattttgaagttttATCGTTTTTCAGATCTTTATGGcggttgaaccttccgcttgacttcaactagtttcctttcccgcgcgGCTGATTGCTACAGAGATATAACAAGTATCTtgctaacctcgttttctcggtccgtactgtaaattGCATACCCTTCTTTTCCCCGTTAGATTTATGCATAAATCTAAGAGGAAAAACGAGGGCCGTAAGAGGTATTTATACTCTGGATATGGACTTATCCATTGGATAAATTTATCCGGATTTAGAGCAACGGGAGCTTGACAATGGACCTTATTCGCTcagctttattttgctttggtCGTGACTAGAacggatactccaaaataaggtgtGTATATAAAGAGCCAAACGATGTTACCAAATGGTGTCTCCAGAACAttttatgaaagctaaccatttcgagtCAGCGCTTAACCGTAATCACTAGAGATCAGTGCCTaacccagcagttattctctgcctaaacagagtgttgtttatctgccaAAGCGGCTTAACACTGAGGTTGTCACACGTAACGTCACCAAATGTTGCACCTGTATAggtgtcacgaagtgtctcgccttatttttgttttccccaTGCAGATCATGTGAGAAATACTCGAGAGAGTATTTCCTTCAAAAGCGAACAAACCCATGTTGGCGTGCTCTCTTTTTAATGGACCAAAGGACCAATAATCTGACAGAGGAAAACGAAATGTACAAGCGAAGGTCTCTAATAGCATTCGCTCTGAAGACGAGATTGACGATTATTTCCTTATCAGTGAAAGAGCTTGTAAGAAAGTTACGAGTGTTTTTGTCCCCCCAATTGCTTGAATGCTCGTTACCTTTACTGATCTGAAAGCGTCGCACTACGCAAACACAACTTAATTTCCAAACTCATTCGACCCACTCTTTTAAATCTTGCTCTAGGAAAAGAGAACATTGGAATAGAGGAATATAGCTTTAGTCAATCTACACTGGAACAGGTAAAGTTTACTCGATTATTTTATCACCATACATTGAGATATACGAAGACTTTTCAATCacacagggatggcgcagtggtgagagcactcgcctcccaccattgtggcccaggttcgattcccagatccggtgtcatatgtgggttgagtttgttggttctctactctgctccgagaggtttttctccgggtactctcagcaaaaaccaatatgatttgatgtgtattaatttgatttgatttgatttgtgcacgaccccacaagcctTTCatctttaaacattatcgtgtgaaaataaagttctattattattattattattattattactattacacTGCCCGGTTTTTTCAGTGTGCCGCAAATACCTCTTCAAAAATTATAGTTTCTTGGTTGTGTCGGTAGATTTATTGTTCTTTATTTGTGATCAACCTCATGTAAGATACCCGTCAATACCTCGTTGAATGCTCTGATTTCAAATACCGATAACTCAATAATTGCTTCTGCAAAAATTGTTTCCCATAATTATATAAACTGAAGGTCATGTGGTACtaagataaaaaaatcaaatctttctttctttggatttaaaaactattttaactaAACACTTAGTCATTACTAACTTTagaatcttgagagagctggatcgaggagaaaatgacgtcaaagacttactggtttaagaatgcaatgcgtttttATGCGACTGAatcaatatgcagcacgggagtttcgggctttcagatttttaaattcgtgttttgcatacataataaactgcgtttacatgTTATTCGTTCTCACAGAGAATAATTACCAATGTGCTTTCTTTTACGTCATCAGTACCCAAGACTTACTTGCGGGCTGTTGGTGACAAACGTCATCAATAACCATTTATTCTGCTCTCGCCAATGTATGAAAGTTTACACGGGAACTACAATATGCCCCCTCTGCCATTCTGGGAAGTTACAATCGTAGCAGAACTGTTGGACATGTTGATATCTCCATTGCCCTCTTGTCTCATATTTGGCTTGGTGAACTTGCGAAATTCAAGCCTATTTAAAGGCTTTAGTTTTTGCATGCGAAAGATTCGCACTTTTTAGTGGCTAATACCAAACTTCCCAATTGTTTTCAGGTTTTTCTTGAGTTTGCGCGAGAACAAGACATCGAACGAACAGCAACTTGACACCAAATGCTGAAGATGCGCAAGTGTCGGTGTAGATATTTACCTTAAATTATTGTACATTTTTAAGTGTTCAAACAATATGGTTCGACGGGCTTTGCAACTGTAGTCTCTGGGatgggtgatgtagcagctcccgtaacgtataatgtgattggctcgctatcctctccaaaaacaaaacactaaacaattgccttaaacttaaaaacaatagaagctgcctACAATACCAACCAATAGTAGGCTACACTACTGCTTAATGTcccattaacccattcacccctactttgtattttactctgtctaacgccagagtattttactcgtcaatggggaacccccaggagtcaatgggttaaattaattTACCTTTTTCGGTTTTTAAACTGTGAAATACTCTTCAAGGGTTTAAAATTCAGAAAAAGACATGAAGGTTGAACTGCCACATTTATTTTAAGGTTAAAAAGACTGAGGACCACATTAcataaaggaaaaggaaaccagTTGGAAACCATTTATGTTTGGGCGAGtttcaatagcccactttcgatatattaaaattcagtcctaaacaaaagacatcatctcaaggctctggggaataaatataaggatttgtatgagtttattccccagagcctcgagatgatgccttttgtttaggactgaattttaatataccgaaagtgggctattatgTTCGATTACCAAACCCAATCGAAGTCATTCGAACGACTGGAGttcgtgaaacggcaaacgtttGGCTGCTGTAATATATACCTGAAAAATGCAGGCGGCTTCAACTGGTCTCGACCTCTACGATGCCGGTCCACACAGTTGGGTGCAGGTCAATTCGTCGCcggggctcatgtgttcccgtgaagtTAAGTTCAAGTTATCCACACTTGTTCAACGACGTACGacaatacaacaacaataagaGTAAAAAAGGAATAGAAACAGAGCTAACTGTACATTGAATTAAACATAACAAGGAAGAAAGTGTGTAGCAGCCAAAGGTccaagctttcgagttggctgctACCACAGAGCGGTTACAAGTGGGTGGAGGTTATTTAGTGCTTATAGAAACTAACTATAAAGCTCTAGCTAAGTTAATCATACGTCAAACTGTCAAGTAGAGAGAGTTTTTATTCTTTCTTGAAACTTCCAAAGGGGAGACACTTAATTTTCATAGGTATTGCTTCCCAGGTCTGTGATGCCACTACGCTAATCCTTGCAAGGCCATAATTAGTTCTAGAAAATGGCCTGTACAGGTTTTGATTAGTGGCATACCTGGTCTTATAATTATGGACAGCCGGAGCTGGTTGAACTAAATCATAGAGAGAAGGAggtatatctttttttttgatGTTGTATTTTATGCACAAGAGCTGcaatttttaatttaagaatATTCTCTAACTTTAAAATTTCTAATAGTGTAAAGTACGGTGTGggactttttcttttgtttgcaaaaaaagaTGCCGCGGATAGTTATTTTgacttattttaattttatataaCTTAGTTCGGTATGCGGTACCCCAGCTCATTATTCCTTACGTTAAATACGGATATATGAGAGTATAATACAGTTGTTTGAGTGTACTCATAGGCAATAATGCCTAAGCTTAAATGAAATtccaatattttttattttcttgttaatGTGCTAGAGCTTAGCATCCCACTTTAGGTGCTTATCaataaagtaaaagtaaaagtaaagtctctgcttacgagccagaaggcccatcaggccgtcACTTaactccggtttcattagcattaagcgactaggagtatttctactcccccctggatgggatgctagtgcatcgcagggttacccccagcatttcgccggtactgtacccatttatacacctgggtggagagaggcactgtaaGAGTAATGTGTCTCATCAGTAAAGACACCCAAGTATTTCATCTGGGACTTTTTTTCTACACTACAAACTGTTATTCtgatatttgttttcttcttagGGGAAGTAATTATTATGTCGTTTGTCTTCTTAAAATTAATAGATAGCATATTTGCTGCACAAAATTTTAAGACCTTTCCAAGTTCTTCATTAACAACTGCTTGTAAGTGTGAAAGGGCCAACgaaggaaagaaatgtttatttgaagCGCGAGTTACAGACGAAAGATTGAAAGTGATGCTCGCACTTGTCAGAACAATTTATAAACATGAAAATTCAGGCGGTTTCAACGGCAACgccgcttaaggacggtgcctaccattgttattgcgcatacgttctgcgcatctccagatactcggatttcctatgggtgatgcttattaacacagggtatttttgcacggttcaaaactatgcggagaaaacagaacttagcaagtgctcttggtatccaaaaagtaaattgggggtaaccacgcatctttcagagataattaagcttcaatttgaaaaagaacgccatacattgctttgtatttcaaacatttttgctaatattgttgattaattatcttcgaaaaatgcgtggttatccccagttttctttttggatttcaataacacttgttaagatctgcttttcccgcatattcagtaaaccgcgcaagaataccattgaattagtaggcaccgtccttaaaattgtccagataagtgcgagcaTCACCATCAATTTTTCGtctacttaacaaatagattccatgttgccgtgcgtctgttcagtaatagatcacagaggTTGTAATTAGCGCCACTTCACTGAGGCTGCTTAGTTTATGGTTTTGCAAAACTTTTCGATTCATTTGTTATTAGAACGTTAATCTCAACTGAATTTCTCCAACTGCTATTTGCTAACAACTCCGCGAAGCGAATCATGATTTGTTATTCGAGAAATTTCCTACTTTCTCGCTGTATGGTTTGGAAACAGCTTGCAGTTGGTCTTCAAACTTCTCGCCATTGTTGGACACCAATTCACAAAGCTCCTTTGGATTATTCTACCTGGGTCACTCTAAAGTCACTTGGTCTATTGCAACGCCAACGGGGTTGCCGTGGAGGAGAGTCTCTTACgaagaaaatcaaaactcaTCCCATCAAATCTTACATTTCGGATCGAAATTCTGAgcaattaaatattcaaaactcTCTTCGTTCCACTTGGTCAACCTCCACTACAACAAAGGACACAAAGCGTTCATTGATATTCATTCAACCAACTCAGTCAACTAAATCAGCCACTGTGGGATCCTCTTTGGGGCTGTGGAATGCTCGCTCTTTGAATGGAAAATCAGCCATCCTCTCTGACTGCATATTAAGTAAAAAATTGACATCATGGTCCTTACTGAAACATGGTTCAAGGGGAACGATCGTGATGTTACAACGATTTCCGAAATCAACAATATTTTACCAGATCACCAACTCATTCATCGGCCTCGTTCTGGCGCTTGTCGAGGGGGTGGTGTTTGTGTCGTGCTGAGAAAAGGGTTCAAAGTTGTGCAAAACACCTCGCAATTACAGTTTGCATCGTTTGAATCACTTGATGTCACTATCTCTTCTGGAAATACTCCCCTCAGACTGATTGTTGTCTATCGACCACCACCGTCAAAAAAGAACAATCTATCTGTTGACCTGTTTATGAGAGAGTTCGCTCATCTCCTTGAAAATGTGATCGTAAACAATGAGCTTCTTATCATCACTGGTGATTTCTACCTACATATTGATAATCTGAATGGCAACTCTACTGCGGCATCTTTTATGAACTTGATTGACTCGTTTGGTCTTTGTCAGTTAGTCGCTGAACCCACTCACCAACGCGGACATTTGCTCGACCTTATCATTACAAAGTAAACTACAAGAAATCTCCTGACTGACGTGCGCGTTCAATTCGATCTTCCTTCCGACCACGCTGTGGTAACAACACGACTATCAGTTCCTCGTCCTGTTCCAACTTAAATACTTGTCAGTCATCGCAAACTTAAGGCTATCGACCTAGATGCGTTCAAAAGTTCAGTGTGTTCATCAACCATCACACCATTAACCATTGACGCTTGCGATATTGTGAATGAACTTACCGACACTTACAACTCGGTATTGTGCAATTTGATGGATTTCCATGCACCATGTCGATCACGCTACATTACTCTCCGTCCACACGCCCCCTGGTTCGATGACAGTCTGCGTGCTGCTAAGCAAGATAAACGACGCCTGGAACGTAAATGGAGGAAAACACGACTAGAAATAGACCGTCAGCGCTACAGGGATATATGTGATGACTATCATAAACTTCTCGACAAAGCTAAATCAACTTATCACATTGATAAACTAGCTAACTGTGATCAGCGAGATCTTTTTTGGGAAATTGACAAAATGACTAAGGGAAAGCGACAACCAATTCTGCCGAAGTCTATCCCAGAATGTTCGCTGGCTGATCGGTTTGCTGATTACTTCACAAATAAGGTTACTGACCTCAGACGTGGTCTTAATGACTCCCCATCAGCGACGCTGTCTGTTTCTCCGGAAGAACTCCATTGCCCTACTAAGTTCGATAAATTTCAAACTGTAACGCCTAAGCAAGTCCAATCAGTAATTAAGAGCTCCCCAACAAAGACCTGTGGCCTGGATCCAATTCCTACCATATTGCTGAAGGAGTGTCTAGACGTCCTGTTGCCAATCGTAACATCAATCATCAATTCTTCTTTAACAATCGGCGTCGTACCTGACTCCTTCAAAGTTGCTAGTATCACACCCCTGATTAAGAAACTAAGTCTTGAACCTGATATTTTAGCAAACTACAGACCGATCTCCAATTTGCCTTTTCTATTGAAAGTTCTGGAACGAATTGTTGCATCCCAATTACTCCATCATCTTAGTGTGTGTAACTTATTTCCTAAACTTCAATCTGGGTATAGGAAATTCCAAAGTACAGAAACAACTATGTTGCGAGTCCAAAACGACCTGCTTAGATCAATTGACACTGGTAACGAAGCTCTACTTATTTTACTAGACTTCGTTTGACACGATCGACCATGACATTTTGTTCTGCCTGCTCCACCGACGTTTTGGCTTGTCTGACACTGTGTTTGATTGGATAGCTTCATTCGTCTAACCCGACGGTACTTCGTGTCTACGGGAAAATATTCATCTAAGCATCACTCTTTGCAATTTGGTGTTCCGCAAGGCTCTGTGCTTGGCCCTCTGTTGTTCTGTCTCTATATTTCACCACTTGAACAGATCTTTGCTGCCCACGACTTGAAGGCTATGCTgtacgctgacgacacacaACTGTACGTTGTGCTCGAAGAATCTACCATCACGACTACAGTAGAACGGGTGAACAAATGTCTTTGTGACATCAAATTGTGGTCAACATCTAACAAATTGGTACTCAATGAAAGCAAGACGGAGATTATTCACATTCATTCAAAACATCGCAACATGATCAATACCTTGCCGCAAATTGTTGTGAACAGTGCTCCCATTGATCTCACAAGTGATGCTCGTAACCTCGGAGTGGTGTTTGACGACAACCTACACTTCCAGAAGCAAATCAACGCTGTTTGTTCATCGGCTTATCTTGCATTGAACTCTATAGGCAAGATCCGGCGTTATCTCGACCATCAAACTACCGAGAAACTTGTTCACGCTTTTGTATCGTCTCGCCTTGACCAATGCAACAGTCTCCTTTACGGGCTTCCAAACGTTCAGCTTGATAAACTCCAGCGTGTTCAGAACTGTGCTGCGAGATTAGTTACTTGTAACAATAAGTATACGCACATTACTCCTATCCTGCGGGAGCTGCACTGGCTGCCGATCAAAGCCAGGATTGAATATAAGATTATACTTCTGACTTATAAGTCACTGAAGGGACTCGCTCCACATTACTTAAGATCGCTACTGTCATCCTACGCACCTAAAAGAATGTTGAGATCGTCGGCAAAAAACCTTTTACAGACGCCTATTGCTAGAACCAAAGCATATGGTGAAAGATCATTCTCAGTTGCTGCGCCAAAATTGTGGAACAATCTCCCAGATACCATCAAAAACATTGATTCCTTagatagttttaaaaaaaacctgaaaacaTTCCTATTCAGGAAGCATTTAAGCTAAGAGTATTACTGACACTTTTAATGcatttaaattattctttaatTGAcagttttattatattttatatattttttgtataaCTTGTAAAAAGCATTGAAATCTAGTAATTatgcgtttttaagaaataaattattattattattattaaaatgtggtaagaacaaaaaagtggcacacgaggcgatagccgagtgtgtcactgatgttcttaccacattttgacgtcatctgtgatctattactgaacagacccacggcaacatggaatctatttgttttatataataaagaattaaactttattcgcataaaagctgatggtgacgtcaattgtGCGTCTGtcctaatagatcataggcaagaaccaatcaaaatccgtgaataacttgggttattatgtAAAACGCCATAGTTAATAGAAGGAATGGTTTGGgggctcggcaaacatcaaaggagcaaacaaagataccaagatttaggttggaaaatCCAcaaccgtgcacaatcttttattttgcgctcatacactatgcatgaattacgtaaccaacacgtttctccTGTTTAGTTCCAAgcaagtaaacaactattgtgttttgtgcaaggtcaaagccaaaaaagagaacaaaaacctacaacaaagaaatttgtcgggtttcataaccattccctctattaactatgataacgcgcacttcaaataaacattTCGTTCCTTTGTGAtgataaatagaggatattacaaaaCTGCGCAGGGACACGAATtgtatcttcgagtgctgatagtatctctTACGAGGGGCCTTTTttactcgtgagagatactatAAGTACGAGAGTTCAAAGTTACGAAAAACAAATCCGTAAAAATGGTAATGTAGTAGAGAACAATTACATTACTGTACAACACAGGGGAAGCTTGCTTTTTATTGGCCAATCGTGTTAGTTaacatgacaacacctatatcctcacatgtggaaagataaaataatattttcactAATGcaagtatttcatcagtatttaTATAAGATAAAGGATTATAAGAGTTTACATCGtggttttaattttctttttgtcacgATTTTTGGCATATCGCAAGCTTCAGTCCACGTTTGTCGTAATAACCACGATGTAAATCTATTGTCATTTTAACGAGTACATTTGATCTTCCAGGCATTTCAACTTTTCTCGACTCAAGGTCCGCGTCTTCTGAGGACGTGCTCTGTTTCCCAATCGTTCATGGTTGTTACTGTTTTCGAATTTCGCCTATGGAATACGACGGCCGGAACTGAAGCTCAAGTTTTAAATTATGTAACTCTTTTATTTCTCTCTTGAATAAATAATCaatgaaagtgaaaaataaGTGAGTGGTCATTTGACGTTCAATGCCATTCCCGGTTAAGAAGTCTTGTATCAAAGGTCGAAGAGTATTCAATCGCAAACGCCTTGTTCCCCGGGTTACGCTTAGGCATGCCGCTTTCACTGCTGGCGTACTCGTATGGTCTCCTTCTTCTGGGAATGGAGTTAGTGCGTTACAGCCTACACGTTAATACAATAGCCCCTTGACAGGACATGCGGTTACTAGTTGAGTCCGAAACCAATAGTGCCACCAAGAACATATTTAGCTTCTCAAAGGACACATTGGCCGgtgtactttttttttcctcagggGAGGGGGTTGCTGTACACAGGTTATGGATATAGCTAGTGTTGCGAAGGACGTTCGTGTTCCTCAAAGAGGAATTTCTTGAGTGAAACCAGAGAATCACCGACTGACGCGACGGATTTGATGTGGTGAACATCCAGGTACCAGCCCCCGTGGATGAGTGGCCATCTTGTTTCTTTGACGACATATATTGTTCGtaaaaatgcttctttttttttggcatataACTGTATAAGCAAAGGACAAGCGGAAAAACACAGAAGCACCGGATAATGGTAAAGGATCTAATCAGCagcataaatattataaaaagccAAAAGTAACAAGGTTAATTGAACGTTGAAGGATATATCATTTAGAGCCATTTTTTACAAACAGTGAGTACGGTTTGCAGAGACGTTGCAATGAAAAAGTAATATGAAGTCAGACTGCTGAAGTGTTTGCAAATAATAGCTAAATGGTAGGTAATACATTTCACCCAAAATACATGAACAGGGAAACCCTCGAATGGCCCATAGTTTCCGGCAATCAACAGCCACCCCATCAATTGATGTAGACAAAAAACAAGGAGCTCAAAATTAATCGCGTGTTTATGTTATATACAAGAGTAGACGAAGTTGTTGGAGTTTTTTTGTACGAAAAAGTCAAAGGAGTTAAAAAGCAATCGTGCAACACGTTTGGCAAGTTTCTTTGTCGTCATCTGCAAGACAAAGCAATTTTGGTTTGCTGCTTCTTTACTGTTTTTGtgggaggggggtggggagcGAAATGTCGTTTGAGCTGTTAATATTCGAAACCAGCTACTTTGGAACATGTCGCTTCCTCGTTCTGGGCATACTTGGTCAAAATCCGAGTATTCCCTAAAGAAGTCGAACGATTGCTAAATTGGCAGTTGTAATATTAAACTACAATACTGGACATATTTAGTTAACACTTAACGAGAGGTCTACAATTCTCTAGTCACAGTGTCGCATCTTGCCCCACCCCCCATCTCCAAATTCAATGTTGCCTGTGAATGTTGCCAACATTGGATTGGCATTTCAAGA
The genomic region above belongs to Montipora capricornis isolate CH-2021 chromosome 8, ASM3666992v2, whole genome shotgun sequence and contains:
- the LOC138013649 gene encoding uncharacterized protein; translation: MLYADDTQLYVVLEESTITTTVERVNKCLCDIKLWSTSNKLVLNESKTEIIHIHSKHRNMINTLPQIVVNSAPIDLTSDARNLGVVFDDNLHFQKQINAVCSSAYLALNSIGKIRRYLDHQTTEKLVHAFVSSRLDQCNSLLYGLPNVQLDKLQRVQNCAARLVTCNNKYTHITPILRELHWLPIKARIEYKIILLTYKSLKGLAPHYLRSLLSSYAPKRMLRSSAKNLLQTPIARTKAYGERSFSVAAPKLWNNLPDTIKNIDSLDSFKKNLKTFLFRKHLS